The nucleotide sequence GCAGTGGCGAGGATTACGCGCGCGCCGCCGAGCGCGAGCAAGGCCTGCGCGACGTCCTGTGAGGCGCTGTCGATGTAGTGATGCGCGCCGAGCTGCTTCGCGAGCGGCGCCTTGTCCTGCCCGCGCGCGATGGCCACGGTGACGAAGCCCATTTTGCGCGCGTACTGCACGCCGAGATGGCCGAGGCCGCCAATGCCGAGGATCGCCACGACCTCGCCCGCGTGCGCGCCGCTGTGGCGCAGCGCGTTGAAGGTGGTGATGCCGGCGCACAGAAGCGGCGCGGCGTCGACGTCGGAGAGATCGTCGGGCATGCGCGCGAGCGCTTCCTGCGGCGCCACCATGTAGTCGGCATAGCCGCCGTCGTAGCTGATGCCGGGAATCTGCCCGTTCTTGCAGAGCACGAAGTCGCCGTGGCGGCAGTGTTCGCAATGGCCGCAGTGGCCGCCGTGCCAGCCCACGCCGATGCGCTGCCCGACCTTCCAGTCCTCGACGCGCGCGCCGAGCTTTTCGATCACGCCCGCGATCTCATGGCCGGGCACGCGCGGAAACTGGAGGCCTGGCCAATGGCCTTCTTTCGTGAGCGAATCGCTATGGCAGATCCCGCAGGCCTGCACCTTGACGAGGACGTGTCCTTCGGGCGGCTCCGGAATATCGCGCTCGACCAGTTCGAGCGGGGCGCCCGGTTCTGCTACCTGTACTGCGTGCATCTTTGCCATCGTCTGCTCCTGGGAAAGTGGGATTTCCGCCGGTGATGTCGTGGCGACGTGCGATTACCGCGACATTGTAGGACGATGGTGTGAGCGCTTCGCGTTGCGCGGCGCGGGGCTGGCGAGGAGATGTTTGTTAGCGTTGTGGTTATGCGGAGGAGATTTTTCCACGACTCGTACTGCGTTTCGGATCGTGCTCTGGTCGCTGGCGGCGGCTACGCGATCGCATGAGGAGTGCGCATGGGCATCCGGCAGTATTCCGCGTTCGCCGATGCGCTCCGTCCGTCAGCTGGATCGCGTGCGTTTGCGCGGCTTCACCAGCCTTTCCACCGCGCCTTCCGTAACCTGCTTGAACAACTCGACGTTCGCGTAAGCGCGCGCAGCGAGCATGGCACCGTAGACCAGCGATACGAGTGTTGCCGCCTCGGCGTGAACCGACGTATCCAGCTTGATGAGGTCGCCCTTCACACCGGACTCGAGCACCTGCTCGAGCCACGAAGTCAGGTCGTTGAAGAACGTCTTCACCCCCTGCGCCACTTCTTCTGGCAGCGAAGGAAGTTCGGCGCCCAGCATGCCCGCGACACAGAACGGAGCCGTGTCGTCAGCGATGCAGCGCTCCCAATGGCCGATGTAGGCGCGCAACTGTGCGATGGCGTCAGCGCCGCTCGCCTCTAGCG is from Paraburkholderia flagellata and encodes:
- a CDS encoding alcohol dehydrogenase produces the protein MAKMHAVQVAEPGAPLELVERDIPEPPEGHVLVKVQACGICHSDSLTKEGHWPGLQFPRVPGHEIAGVIEKLGARVEDWKVGQRIGVGWHGGHCGHCEHCRHGDFVLCKNGQIPGISYDGGYADYMVAPQEALARMPDDLSDVDAAPLLCAGITTFNALRHSGAHAGEVVAILGIGGLGHLGVQYARKMGFVTVAIARGQDKAPLAKQLGAHHYIDSASQDVAQALLALGGARVILATATSGKAMSAALGGLGLNGKMIMVGVSQEPVEVPITQFIMGRHSVQGWPSGTAADSQETLAFSALSGVKPMIEEYPLSRAAEAYERMMSGKARFRVVLKPGA
- a CDS encoding TetR/AcrR family transcriptional regulator, with translation MTASGELTADRIIAAGRQLIMRRGYNGFSYADIADAIDIRKASIHHHFPAKTDLVIAVLDAWREAFAADVASLEASGADAIAQLRAYIGHWERCIADDTAPFCVAGMLGAELPSLPEEVAQGVKTFFNDLTSWLEQVLESGVKGDLIKLDTSVHAEAATLVSLVYGAMLAARAYANVELFKQVTEGAVERLVKPRKRTRSS